In a single window of the Cupriavidus sp. P-10 genome:
- a CDS encoding PqiC family protein: MGAAVLAGCASPEPRYYTLAQGATAVATPPAAAPVPSTNTLWLEVAPVRVPERLNRPQLVVRDGSSDASLRLLDLARWSSPLPDELRDALSQRLQATLGAVDTYQQGLSDVQPLYRITTEVLRLDADVGQRAGATINWTVRRLPDGKVVSGRTQAELSAPGEVDGVVAAYREIVASTARDIAAGVEALRR, translated from the coding sequence ATGGGCGCCGCCGTGCTCGCAGGTTGCGCCTCGCCGGAGCCGCGCTACTACACGCTGGCGCAAGGCGCCACGGCGGTTGCCACGCCGCCGGCGGCAGCACCGGTGCCGTCGACCAACACGCTGTGGCTGGAAGTCGCGCCGGTGCGTGTGCCGGAGCGCCTCAACCGGCCGCAACTGGTGGTGCGCGACGGCAGCAGTGACGCCAGCCTGCGCCTGCTCGACCTGGCGCGCTGGTCGTCGCCGCTGCCGGACGAACTGCGCGATGCGCTGTCACAGCGCCTGCAGGCTACGCTGGGCGCGGTCGATACCTACCAGCAGGGGTTGTCGGACGTGCAGCCGCTGTATCGGATCACCACGGAAGTGCTGCGACTCGATGCGGATGTCGGGCAGCGCGCCGGCGCCACGATCAACTGGACGGTGCGGCGGCTGCCGGACGGGAAGGTGGTCAGCGGCCGGACGCAGGCGGAGTTGTCCGCGCCGGGCGAAGTCGATGGCGTGGTGGCGGCTTACCGCGAGATCGTGGCAAGCACGGCTAGGGATATTGCGGCGGGGGTGGAGGCGCTGCGGCGATAG
- a CDS encoding PqiB family protein: MPDTEQHPPNPSGAPGPGLPRPERRRRARWLPSLVWLIPIVAAVVGVSLLVHTLASRGPEITVSFRTAEGLTPGKTAVRYKDVDIGLVKSVRLARDRSHVIASIDLTKDAENFAVADTRFWVVRPRFAASGVSGLETLLSGAYIGVDAGKSSESTREFKGLEVPPVVTTDSSGKQFVLRASELGSLDIGSPVYYRRVQVGQVVAYQLEPNGRDISLRVFVNKPYDKLVTADTRFWHASGVDLKLDAGGLKLSTQSLVTVLLGGVAFQAPDRTAATDAAAENTQFLLAADQSDAMKEPEELAPTLAVLNFDQSVRGLSPGAPVDFRGVIVGQVRSIGIEYQRDKKAFRMPVVVELYPSRMGFRERDVEDRARARQIIEGLLKRGMRAQLRTGNLLTGQLYVALDFFPKAPPAQVNLDAPIPEFATTPGTFDQLQAQVGEIVNRIDKIPFDQIGQDLRATVASLNKTLATADQLVQQLNGDVAPQVLAALQDARKTLTTANGTLASDAPLQQDTRRMLQELTRTATSLRTLTDYLERHPEALLRGKAEKE; this comes from the coding sequence ATGCCCGACACTGAACAACATCCGCCCAACCCGTCCGGCGCTCCCGGCCCCGGCCTGCCACGGCCCGAGCGCCGGCGCCGCGCGCGCTGGCTGCCATCGCTGGTGTGGCTGATCCCGATCGTCGCGGCGGTCGTCGGCGTGTCGCTGCTGGTGCACACGCTGGCGTCGCGCGGGCCGGAGATCACCGTCAGCTTCCGCACCGCGGAGGGCCTGACACCGGGCAAGACCGCGGTGCGCTACAAGGACGTCGATATCGGCCTGGTCAAGTCGGTGCGGCTCGCGCGCGACCGCTCGCACGTGATCGCGTCGATCGACCTGACCAAGGACGCCGAGAACTTCGCGGTGGCCGACACGCGCTTCTGGGTAGTGCGCCCGCGCTTCGCCGCCAGTGGCGTGTCGGGGCTGGAGACGCTGCTGTCGGGCGCCTACATTGGCGTCGATGCCGGCAAGTCGTCCGAGTCCACGCGCGAATTCAAGGGGCTGGAAGTGCCGCCGGTGGTGACCACCGACTCATCCGGCAAGCAGTTCGTGCTGCGCGCGTCCGAGCTGGGCTCGCTCGACATCGGCTCGCCGGTCTACTACCGCCGCGTGCAGGTGGGCCAGGTGGTGGCCTACCAGCTCGAGCCCAACGGGCGCGACATCTCGCTGCGCGTATTCGTCAACAAACCCTATGACAAGCTGGTCACCGCCGACACGCGCTTCTGGCATGCCAGCGGCGTCGACCTCAAGCTCGATGCCGGCGGCCTCAAGCTGTCGACGCAATCGCTGGTGACGGTGCTGCTGGGCGGCGTTGCGTTCCAGGCGCCGGACCGCACCGCCGCCACCGACGCCGCCGCCGAGAACACCCAGTTCCTGCTGGCGGCCGACCAGTCCGACGCCATGAAGGAGCCGGAAGAACTGGCGCCGACCCTGGCCGTGCTCAACTTCGACCAGTCGGTGCGCGGCCTGTCGCCGGGCGCGCCGGTGGACTTCCGCGGCGTGATCGTGGGCCAGGTCCGCTCGATCGGCATCGAATACCAGCGCGACAAGAAGGCCTTCCGCATGCCGGTGGTGGTCGAGCTGTACCCGTCGCGCATGGGCTTCCGCGAGCGCGACGTGGAAGACCGCGCGCGTGCCCGCCAGATCATCGAGGGTCTGCTCAAGCGTGGCATGCGCGCGCAGCTGCGCACCGGCAACCTGCTCACCGGCCAGCTGTACGTGGCGCTCGACTTCTTCCCGAAGGCGCCGCCGGCCCAGGTCAACCTGGACGCGCCGATCCCCGAGTTCGCCACCACGCCGGGTACCTTTGACCAGTTGCAGGCGCAGGTGGGCGAAATCGTCAACCGCATCGACAAGATCCCGTTCGACCAGATCGGCCAGGACCTGCGCGCAACCGTGGCGAGCCTGAACAAGACGCTCGCCACCGCCGACCAGCTGGTGCAGCAGCTCAACGGCGACGTCGCGCCGCAGGTGCTGGCGGCGCTGCAGGACGCGCGCAAGACGCTGACCACGGCCAACGGTACGCTGGCGTCGGACGCGCCGCTGCAGCAGGACACGCGCCGCATGCTGCAGGAGCTGACGCGCACCGCCACGTCGCTGCGCACGCTGACCGACTACCTCGAACGCCATCCCGAAGCGCTGCTGCGCGGCAAGGCGGAGAAAGAATGA